In a single window of the Melioribacteraceae bacterium genome:
- a CDS encoding DUF72 domain-containing protein yields the protein MATLRIGTCSWKYDSWKGLVYSDNPEINFLEEYSKVYNTVEIDQWFWSLYGINKITLPKSEVVTNYKNSVNKNFQFTIKLPNSISLTHLYRQEKDAPLIPNSHFLSSELLTEFIRIIKPLKHNLGPLMLQFEYLNKQKMKSQYEFQGLFREFAKTLPPEYQFAIEIRNPNYINDKYFQFLRDLNIGHVFLQGYYMPDIFEVYSRYRDFIKNYVVIRLHGDDRKGIEQRTGGMWNQIVDARDSEIENLVKMILELLERKVDVYLNVNNHYEGSAPLTIKKIKTLLESV from the coding sequence ATGGCAACTTTACGAATAGGTACATGCAGCTGGAAATATGATTCGTGGAAAGGATTAGTTTACAGCGATAATCCGGAAATCAATTTTCTTGAAGAATATTCCAAAGTTTATAACACTGTGGAAATTGATCAATGGTTTTGGTCGTTGTATGGAATTAATAAAATCACTCTTCCCAAAAGCGAAGTAGTTACTAATTATAAAAATTCGGTAAATAAAAATTTTCAGTTTACCATTAAACTTCCAAACAGCATTAGTCTAACGCATTTATACCGGCAGGAAAAAGACGCGCCACTAATTCCGAATTCTCATTTTCTATCATCAGAGTTGCTTACAGAATTCATTCGCATCATTAAGCCATTAAAACATAATCTTGGACCTTTAATGCTTCAGTTCGAATATCTCAATAAGCAAAAAATGAAATCCCAGTATGAGTTCCAAGGATTGTTTCGAGAGTTTGCTAAAACACTTCCGCCCGAATATCAATTCGCAATCGAGATCAGAAACCCAAACTATATCAATGATAAGTATTTCCAGTTTCTCAGAGATCTAAATATTGGACATGTTTTTCTGCAAGGTTATTATATGCCGGATATTTTTGAAGTTTATTCGAGATACAGAGATTTTATAAAAAATTATGTGGTTATTAGACTGCACGGGGATGATAGAAAGGGAATTGAACAGCGAACCGGTGGAATGTGGAATCAAATTGTTGATGCTAGAGATAGTGAAATTGAAAATCTTGTTAAGATGATCTTGGAGCTACTTGAGAGAAAGGTTGACGTTTACCTGAATGTTAATAATCATTATGAGGGATCGGCACCGTTGACAATAAAGAAAATTAAAACATTACTGGAATCGGTATAG
- a CDS encoding heme-binding domain-containing protein, translating to MGKIIFYIFVIASIGIQFIKVEKSNPPVTADLNAPSEIKAILKNSCYDCHSNETKYPWYSSVAPISWMIADHVKEGRAELNFSEWEKLSYQNKSNLKKKIWEEVNHDKMPLSGYSIVHPTAQMDEMKKLAIKDWALKNGYR from the coding sequence GTGGGTAAAATTATATTTTACATTTTTGTTATTGCATCAATAGGAATACAATTCATAAAGGTTGAGAAATCTAATCCCCCTGTTACGGCAGATTTAAATGCGCCAAGTGAAATTAAAGCTATATTAAAAAATTCATGTTATGATTGTCATTCCAACGAAACTAAATATCCTTGGTATTCTTCAGTTGCTCCAATTTCATGGATGATCGCAGACCATGTGAAAGAGGGAAGAGCAGAGCTAAATTTTTCTGAATGGGAAAAATTATCCTATCAAAATAAATCCAACTTAAAAAAGAAAATTTGGGAAGAAGTGAATCATGATAAAATGCCCCTTTCCGGTTATTCAATTGTTCATCCAACCGCACAAATGGATGAGATGAAAAAATTGGCTATTAAAGATTGGGCACTTAAAAATGGTTATAGATAA
- the mfd gene encoding transcription-repair coupling factor: MNKTLENILSAVPAFEVIKKELYQKNKQIVVSAFAGSSRQFFISDINRIEKQIVLLCPSVQLINETKVELAILGLDEYVITLDDYHPETIQEKLTDLGKRKRFILVTGYEILKLRLPSKNDIEKNTTRIEVGGTLTFDDLIDYLNSINYTRDKYVESPGDFAVRGSIIDFWSYSEKQPVRLEYDGDFLESIRHFDPDSQRSQDKIENVTLAAAVADDEQSFSDIIDYLDTPLIFALQYELRKLFSNKEEQKGIETFEEIDPDLVEELYEGGIKETQKVDADIIAGPIDSIEKLYSKNARWLIEEVIESIDNRIELNLASAPIVNSNFELLFNVLKDYSKKNYQIIITVENELQSKRIKELLSEFREELANLIEEGKIKIEVLAIKCGFISKEGKLLLLTDYQIFNKPYRSKISSKQKIKKSRAKEFASIQRGDYVVHENFGIGQYAGLETIKIGSVEQESIKILYAEGGIVYVNMNYLALVKKFSSKDNVQPKLSVLGGNEWKNTKKKVKAKIKEAARELITLYAKRKASQGFAFRPDSIWQKELEASFLYEDTPDQAKVTEDVKRDMENQNPMDRLVCGDVGFGKTEIAVRAAFKAVNDGKQVGLLVPTTILAEQHYNTFTDRLSQFPVKVEAMSRFQTQAEQKIIVERLKSGDLDIVIGTHRLLSKDIQFKDLGLLIIDEEHRFGVMAKEKLRAFKANVDTLTLTATPIPRTLNLSLLGARDLSIIATPPPNRQPIYTKVDIFDIVKVREWILTELRRNGQVYFVHDRVQSIQKIAAYIQKYLPDLKIGVAHGQMKPAELEKVIHEFLSKKYHMLISTKIIESGLDIPNVNTIIINRADRFGLAELHQLRGRVGRSDRQAYAYFLIPSMETITKKAVKRLAAIEEYTELGEGFSLSMRDLEIRGSGNLLGTEQSGYMDSVGFDLYLKMVDEAVEELRQDEFKEIFKDLPKQIERSEPTIDTYFEIGIPRSFMPEQSDRLSYYTALFTVLNAVEIDEVVDELKDRFGKLPGMVSRLIMAATLRFHASTALLERIIIQEKKIIIILPKGDREDFYKNKFMGVLTFINSKYSKDIKFVQSNDVLKLEMMNKFHSPEDSMLFLIKFCKEVEELI; the protein is encoded by the coding sequence ATGAATAAAACTCTCGAGAATATCTTATCAGCAGTACCGGCTTTTGAAGTAATTAAAAAAGAACTTTATCAAAAAAATAAGCAGATAGTTGTCTCGGCATTTGCCGGGTCTTCCCGACAATTTTTTATCTCAGACATAAACCGTATTGAAAAACAAATTGTATTACTTTGCCCCTCGGTGCAATTAATCAATGAAACAAAAGTCGAGCTAGCTATTCTTGGTCTTGATGAATATGTGATAACTCTTGATGATTATCATCCCGAAACTATTCAAGAAAAACTAACCGATCTTGGTAAACGGAAGCGGTTTATATTAGTTACAGGTTATGAAATTCTAAAACTCCGGCTTCCTTCTAAAAACGATATTGAAAAAAACACAACGAGAATTGAAGTTGGGGGCACTCTAACATTTGATGATTTAATTGATTACCTAAATTCAATTAATTATACACGCGATAAGTATGTCGAAAGTCCCGGAGATTTTGCTGTCCGTGGTTCAATCATTGATTTTTGGTCATATAGTGAAAAACAGCCGGTACGGTTAGAATATGATGGCGATTTTCTTGAATCAATACGTCATTTCGATCCTGATAGTCAGCGCTCTCAAGATAAAATTGAAAATGTAACATTGGCTGCAGCCGTTGCCGATGATGAACAATCCTTTAGTGATATTATTGATTATCTCGATACTCCTTTAATCTTCGCCCTACAATATGAGCTTAGAAAATTATTCAGCAATAAGGAAGAGCAGAAAGGTATTGAAACATTTGAGGAAATTGACCCGGACTTAGTGGAGGAATTGTATGAAGGGGGAATTAAAGAAACTCAAAAAGTAGATGCAGATATAATTGCCGGTCCTATTGATAGTATTGAAAAACTTTACTCAAAAAACGCCAGATGGCTGATTGAGGAAGTTATAGAAAGCATTGATAATAGAATTGAATTGAATCTCGCCTCAGCACCAATAGTAAATTCCAATTTCGAACTTTTATTTAATGTACTCAAGGACTACTCAAAAAAGAATTACCAGATAATTATTACTGTTGAAAATGAATTACAAAGTAAAAGAATTAAAGAATTACTTTCGGAGTTCAGAGAAGAACTTGCCAATCTAATTGAGGAAGGTAAAATAAAAATTGAGGTACTTGCTATTAAATGTGGCTTTATCTCAAAAGAGGGAAAGCTACTACTCTTAACAGATTACCAAATTTTTAATAAACCCTATCGTTCTAAAATTTCCTCAAAACAAAAAATTAAAAAATCACGCGCTAAGGAATTTGCGTCTATTCAGCGGGGCGATTATGTGGTTCATGAAAATTTTGGTATTGGACAGTATGCAGGATTAGAGACAATAAAAATTGGTAGCGTTGAACAGGAGTCAATCAAAATATTATACGCCGAGGGGGGAATAGTTTATGTAAATATGAATTATCTCGCACTCGTAAAGAAGTTCTCTTCTAAAGATAATGTACAGCCAAAATTATCTGTATTGGGAGGAAATGAGTGGAAGAATACAAAGAAAAAAGTAAAAGCGAAAATAAAGGAAGCCGCACGTGAACTTATAACTCTTTACGCAAAGAGAAAAGCTTCTCAAGGATTCGCGTTTAGACCCGATTCTATTTGGCAGAAAGAGCTCGAAGCTTCATTCTTGTATGAAGACACTCCCGATCAGGCAAAAGTTACTGAAGATGTAAAACGGGACATGGAAAATCAGAACCCAATGGATCGGCTGGTTTGCGGCGATGTTGGATTTGGTAAAACAGAGATTGCAGTTCGCGCGGCTTTCAAAGCTGTGAATGATGGAAAACAAGTGGGACTTCTTGTTCCAACCACAATTCTCGCCGAACAACATTACAATACATTTACCGATAGACTTTCCCAGTTTCCTGTAAAGGTAGAAGCAATGTCACGCTTTCAAACTCAAGCTGAGCAAAAAATAATTGTTGAAAGATTAAAATCGGGTGATCTCGATATAGTAATTGGAACTCATCGACTGCTCTCGAAAGATATTCAGTTTAAAGATTTGGGATTGTTAATAATTGATGAAGAGCACCGATTTGGAGTAATGGCAAAGGAAAAACTTCGCGCATTTAAAGCAAATGTAGATACCCTCACATTAACTGCAACCCCAATACCTCGTACCTTAAATTTATCATTACTCGGTGCGCGTGATCTTTCAATTATTGCTACGCCTCCTCCAAACCGCCAGCCGATTTATACCAAGGTTGATATTTTTGATATTGTTAAAGTTCGTGAATGGATATTGACGGAACTTAGAAGAAACGGACAAGTTTACTTCGTTCATGACAGGGTTCAATCAATTCAAAAAATTGCGGCGTATATTCAAAAATATCTACCCGATTTAAAAATTGGTGTTGCACATGGACAAATGAAACCTGCCGAATTGGAAAAGGTAATTCATGAATTTCTCAGTAAAAAATATCACATGCTCATTTCAACAAAAATAATTGAGAGCGGACTGGATATTCCTAATGTGAATACTATTATAATTAATAGAGCAGATAGATTTGGTTTGGCAGAGTTGCATCAGTTGAGAGGTAGAGTTGGAAGAAGCGACAGACAGGCATATGCCTATTTTTTAATTCCATCAATGGAAACCATTACAAAAAAAGCGGTAAAACGATTGGCCGCAATTGAAGAATATACCGAATTGGGAGAAGGATTTAGTCTCTCAATGCGTGATCTGGAAATTAGAGGATCGGGAAACCTTTTAGGAACAGAGCAGAGTGGTTATATGGATTCTGTTGGATTTGATCTCTACTTAAAAATGGTTGATGAAGCGGTTGAGGAATTGCGGCAGGATGAATTCAAAGAAATCTTTAAGGATTTACCAAAGCAAATTGAACGGTCCGAGCCCACAATTGATACATATTTTGAGATTGGAATACCTAGATCATTTATGCCTGAGCAATCTGATAGATTAAGTTACTACACCGCTCTCTTTACTGTATTAAATGCTGTCGAAATTGATGAAGTTGTGGATGAACTTAAGGACCGGTTTGGCAAACTTCCTGGAATGGTTTCAAGACTTATAATGGCGGCTACTCTAAGGTTTCATGCATCCACCGCATTACTTGAGAGAATTATAATTCAAGAAAAGAAAATTATCATAATACTTCCAAAAGGGGATAGAGAGGACTTTTACAAGAACAAATTTATGGGAGTATTGACCTTCATCAATTCAAAATACTCTAAAGATATTAAATTTGTGCAGTCGAATGATGTGCTCAAACTTGAAATGATGAATAAATTTCACTCGCCTGAAGATTCGATGCTGTTCTTAATTAAATTTTGTAAAGAGGTGGAAGAACTAATTTAG
- a CDS encoding AAA family ATPase — MSLKKARPAIELKPEDLKWTCDPDVFEVDSTTEIKPIDGIVGQERAIKALKLGVELKSPGYNVFVCGLSGTGKFTTIKIMLESISPNNINLFDYAYVNNFKDTDRPTLLKFPAGSAIKFRKDLLKHIKFLQERIPKVLTTEPFLSKKKSMIALYGTTQQAMMNKFEDKLRSDNFTLGQVKVGEMARPEILAVINDEPVFVYQLDDLVRTQKVKRDDADEIIKKYASYQDELQTVFKESLRLTQEFQEKIQNLETESVMDIVSVTIDDIKKKYKISKVKKYLDDVAENIVQNLDVFKGKKPVREETQDGVIIDYLKEYEVNIILDNSRTKKCPVIVETSPTYNNLFGTIEKYSDGKGGWYADFTRIKSGSLLSANGGYLVINAIDAFGEPGVWKTLKRVLLFGQLEIQDIANFYQLSPSVLKPEPIQIDTKVIFIGNNYIYSLLSSYEGDFNKIFKIKADFDYEMKRTERAVGEYARIIKKLIESEKLLEFDKSAISKIVEFGARYAGEKNKLTTRFAYIADLARESSFWARDNGSKFVTNYHVEHAYKSSKERHSLYESKVTEMITEGTILIDTDGLRIGTINGLAVYESGHYAFGKPTRITASVALGNGSIINIEREAGMSGNTHNKGMLIISGYFKEKFGQRFPLSFTASIGFEQGYGMIDGDSASITEIAALVSAISKVPIKQSLAITGSVNQKGEIQPIGGVNEKIEGFFEICKNRGLNGSNGVIIPLQNVKDLMLNDEIIQAVGNKLFHIYSVSTVEQAVEILTGIKAGKQSKNGKYEQNTLFGLVEKELHSMRNRLKPASTKKNNNKNNQQSSDIQVKKHNKK; from the coding sequence ATGTCCCTAAAAAAAGCCCGTCCCGCAATTGAGTTAAAACCAGAAGATTTAAAATGGACTTGTGACCCCGATGTTTTTGAAGTGGATTCTACAACAGAAATTAAACCGATAGATGGAATAGTCGGCCAGGAGAGAGCAATAAAAGCTCTTAAACTTGGTGTTGAATTAAAAAGCCCGGGCTATAATGTTTTTGTATGCGGACTCTCAGGAACCGGAAAGTTTACTACAATCAAAATAATGCTCGAATCAATTTCACCGAACAATATTAACCTTTTTGATTATGCATATGTAAATAATTTTAAAGATACCGACAGACCTACATTGCTAAAATTTCCGGCGGGATCCGCTATAAAGTTTAGAAAGGATTTGTTAAAGCATATTAAGTTTTTGCAGGAGCGAATACCAAAAGTATTAACCACCGAACCATTTTTATCTAAAAAGAAATCGATGATTGCGCTTTACGGTACTACACAACAAGCGATGATGAATAAATTTGAGGATAAACTTCGCAGCGATAATTTTACTCTAGGGCAAGTAAAAGTAGGTGAAATGGCTCGTCCCGAAATCCTCGCGGTAATTAATGATGAACCGGTTTTTGTTTATCAGCTCGATGATCTTGTGAGAACACAGAAAGTTAAAAGAGATGATGCCGATGAAATCATAAAAAAATACGCCTCATATCAGGATGAACTTCAAACCGTATTTAAAGAGAGTCTTCGTTTAACTCAGGAGTTTCAGGAGAAAATTCAGAACCTTGAAACTGAATCTGTAATGGATATTGTTTCAGTGACAATCGATGATATCAAGAAGAAATATAAAATTTCTAAAGTAAAGAAATACCTTGATGATGTTGCTGAAAATATTGTTCAGAATCTGGATGTATTTAAAGGTAAAAAACCGGTTCGGGAAGAAACCCAAGATGGAGTAATAATAGATTATCTAAAAGAATATGAAGTAAATATAATTTTGGATAATTCGAGGACAAAAAAATGCCCGGTGATTGTTGAGACTTCACCAACATACAATAATTTATTCGGCACAATTGAAAAATATAGTGACGGCAAAGGGGGCTGGTATGCCGATTTTACCAGAATAAAATCGGGCTCTTTATTAAGCGCTAATGGCGGCTATTTAGTAATTAATGCAATTGACGCTTTCGGCGAACCAGGAGTTTGGAAAACATTAAAAAGAGTGCTCTTATTCGGACAGCTTGAAATACAGGATATTGCTAATTTTTATCAGCTCTCCCCATCTGTATTAAAACCGGAGCCAATCCAAATTGATACTAAAGTAATATTTATTGGCAATAATTATATCTATTCGCTTCTTTCATCATATGAGGGGGACTTCAATAAAATATTTAAGATAAAAGCCGATTTTGATTATGAGATGAAGAGAACCGAACGCGCAGTTGGTGAATATGCTAGAATTATTAAGAAGCTGATTGAATCTGAAAAACTTTTGGAGTTTGATAAATCCGCAATCTCAAAAATTGTTGAATTTGGCGCACGTTATGCGGGAGAAAAAAATAAACTTACAACCCGTTTTGCATATATCGCCGATCTTGCTCGTGAGTCAAGTTTTTGGGCTCGTGATAATGGAAGTAAATTTGTTACTAATTACCATGTTGAACACGCATACAAATCTTCAAAAGAGAGACATAGTTTGTACGAATCAAAAGTAACAGAAATGATTACTGAAGGAACTATTTTAATTGATACAGATGGATTGCGTATTGGTACAATTAACGGGTTAGCTGTTTATGAAAGCGGTCACTACGCATTTGGCAAACCAACAAGAATTACTGCGAGCGTCGCTCTTGGTAATGGAAGCATTATAAATATTGAAAGAGAAGCTGGAATGAGTGGAAACACTCACAATAAAGGTATGTTGATAATTTCGGGATACTTCAAAGAAAAATTTGGTCAGCGTTTTCCATTATCATTCACCGCAAGTATCGGTTTTGAGCAGGGTTACGGAATGATTGATGGCGACAGCGCTTCTATTACCGAAATTGCCGCACTTGTCTCTGCAATATCAAAAGTACCAATAAAACAATCGTTGGCAATTACTGGGTCTGTAAATCAGAAAGGTGAAATTCAACCTATTGGAGGAGTGAATGAAAAAATTGAAGGATTCTTCGAGATTTGTAAAAATCGCGGATTGAATGGTTCTAACGGTGTTATTATTCCTCTTCAAAATGTAAAGGATTTAATGCTGAACGATGAAATAATTCAAGCTGTTGGAAATAAATTGTTTCACATTTATTCTGTATCAACAGTTGAACAAGCCGTTGAAATTTTAACTGGAATTAAAGCCGGTAAACAATCAAAAAACGGGAAGTATGAGCAGAATACTTTATTTGGACTTGTTGAAAAAGAACTTCATTCAATGAGAAATAGATTAAAACCGGCGTCAACAAAAAAGAACAACAACAAAAACAATCAGCAATCGAGTGATATCCAGGTAAAAAAGCATAATAAAAAATGA